TTTGGTCAATACCCCTTATTTGCCGGTGCGCTTTCAGGACCCGAGAATCAATGTCCTGAAGTTTCGATTGGTGCAATTGGCGGATGCTCTGACGAGTCATTTGCTGACAACACATTTTCATGCAGTTTCACAGGCTGCTAAAGATGCGGCGGTCTCATCATTAAGGCTTTCACCGGAACGTATCACCGTTGTTGAACGTGGGCGTGATCCGAATCGTCTTGGTTTGCCCGATGCTGAGCGACGCTTGCAAGCCCGGCAACGGCTTCAGCTTGCCGAGCAAGACGAGGTTATCGTCAATGTCGGAAGCCATGAATATCAAAAGGGACAGAAATACCTGCTCGAGGCTTTCGCCGCGCTTTCTTCCGCGCATCCTCGTCTCGTGCTCTTAGTCGCCGGCCGCCACGGCAATTTGACGAGCGAGTTGGAAAATCTTAAAAACCACTTGGGTCTTAACGGTCAAGTGCGGTTCCTCGGTCACCGCCAGGATGTTGCAGAAATTCTCGCTGCCGCCGATCTTTTTGTTTTTCCTTCCCTGTATGAAGGACTCCCCGGCGCTGTGCTCGAGGCTATGGCCCTTGGTTTACCCATTGTCGCCTCCGACATCGCTCCGGTTCGGGAGGTTGTCGAAGAAAATCGCAACGCGGTTTTAGTTCCACCGGCCTCATCTTCGGGATTGGCAGAGGCAATAGCAAAGCTGCTTGCTGATCGCGGCAAAGCGCTCGCTTATGGCAGGCATAGCAGAAAGATTTTTGAAACCCGTTTTACTTTGCAACAAAGCGCTTCCCGCATGATCGAACTTTATCATCAAGTTGTCGCTCTGAAGTGAAAGCGCTAAAGCTACAAAACGAACATTCCAAGATTCTCATCCTGATCAAAGGCCTCGGTCTCGGCGGCGCCGAGCGTTTGATTGTGGACTCCCTGCCGTATCTAAACCGAGAGCAGTTTGATTACGAGTTTGCTTACATGTTGCCGTGGAAAGATTTTTTAGTTCCTACTATTACAAAAGCAAGCTTTCCGGTCCATTGTCTGGGCATGCAGAAGACCTGGCATTTCCCTTTAATGCAGCGGCGCTTGCAAAAGCTAATGCGAGACCGCAGATTTGACTTGATCCACGCTGATTTGCCAGTGACCGGAATTCTGGCCCGTCTCATGGGCCGCAGATTTGGAATACCGGTGATTTACACGGAGCATAATCTCCAGGAGCGATATCATCCTGTTACCCGGCGCGCCAACGCGCTGACCTTTGGTTGGAATGATTGCGTGTTGGCGGTGTCCGAGGAAGTCGCCGCCTCCATCAAGCGTTGTGGTTTGGAAAAAAAGACGACGGTGAAAACTTTGCTCAACGGCGTGCCGGTCGAACAAGTCAGAGCCGAGGCCGGCAATGTCAATGGCTTGCGCGAAGAATTTGGTATTCCAAAAAATAATCTGGTCGTCGGAACGGTGGCGGTATTTCGCCGCCAGAAACGCCTGCAAGATTGGCTCGAAGTTGCCAGTCGAATTGTGCAACAGCAAGGTAACGTTACTTTCCTTCTCGTCGGACATGGACCGGAAGAAGCGATGCTGCGGTCGAAGATCAGCGAATTGGGGATAGAAGATCGCGTCGTGATGCCAGGCTTTCGTCGGGATGGAAGGCGAGTCATGGCGTTGATGGATGTCTTTTTGATGACCTCGGAATTTGAAGGCCTGCCGATGGCTCTATTGGAAGCGATGGCTTTGGCTAAACCGGTGGTTGCTACCTCAGTCGGCGGCATTCCAGAATTGGTGAAGAATGGAGACGAGGGTTTTCTAACCCTCGTCGGTGCGGTGGATGAGTTGGCAGGTTATGCGACCAAACTTTTGGGTGATCCTCAACTGCGCCTCCGTATGGGTGAGCGAGGAGCGGTCAAGGTGGAGGAGAATTTTCACATCAAGCATCGGGTGAAGTTTATCGAGGCGCTTTATTGGGAAGTTTTGGCTGAGAAAAGAAGAACGGGAGATGGGGTGAGAGGGCGAAAAGAAGGGACGAGAATATATGTTCACGGATGAACAGAGGGAGGCAATATGGATAGGATAAACGCATAGATGCTCTCGGCTGAACTCAGCGCTTCATCAAATTCCTCCTGGCTTGGATGAAG
The Cytophagia bacterium CHB2 genome window above contains:
- a CDS encoding glycosyltransferase family 4 protein — encoded protein: MKRLKILFVIDSLGGGGTERSLAELLPFLIQAGFMPIIACFYHREGVESEIIRQGIDVRFLKGKGLFIWARQLRQLIKGERPDIVHTMLSDANLAGRLAAMGSPAVVISSLVNTPYLPVRFQDPRINVLKFRLVQLADALTSHLLTTHFHAVSQAAKDAAVSSLRLSPERITVVERGRDPNRLGLPDAERRLQARQRLQLAEQDEVIVNVGSHEYQKGQKYLLEAFAALSSAHPRLVLLVAGRHGNLTSELENLKNHLGLNGQVRFLGHRQDVAEILAAADLFVFPSLYEGLPGAVLEAMALGLPIVASDIAPVREVVEENRNAVLVPPASSSGLAEAIAKLLADRGKALAYGRHSRKIFETRFTLQQSASRMIELYHQVVALK
- a CDS encoding glycosyltransferase; translated protein: MKALKLQNEHSKILILIKGLGLGGAERLIVDSLPYLNREQFDYEFAYMLPWKDFLVPTITKASFPVHCLGMQKTWHFPLMQRRLQKLMRDRRFDLIHADLPVTGILARLMGRRFGIPVIYTEHNLQERYHPVTRRANALTFGWNDCVLAVSEEVAASIKRCGLEKKTTVKTLLNGVPVEQVRAEAGNVNGLREEFGIPKNNLVVGTVAVFRRQKRLQDWLEVASRIVQQQGNVTFLLVGHGPEEAMLRSKISELGIEDRVVMPGFRRDGRRVMALMDVFLMTSEFEGLPMALLEAMALAKPVVATSVGGIPELVKNGDEGFLTLVGAVDELAGYATKLLGDPQLRLRMGERGAVKVEENFHIKHRVKFIEALYWEVLAEKRRTGDGVRGRKEGTRIYVHG